Genomic segment of Thiomonas sp. FB-Cd:
AATGATCCGAACTGCAGGGACATGATCGTATGGGCTACGGGCCCCTTCCAGTGCATCGAAGGAATGAGTATTTGCAACAGCTCGATCGTGCCCAGAACGAGCGCCACAAGCACAGAGAGACCTGTCGTGGTGAGGTTGTAGAAGATCTTTCGCACTGGATTCACAAAGGCCCAGCCGTAGGCTTTCGTCATCAACACCCCATCGGTGGTGTCCATGGCCGACATTCCGGCCGTGAAAAGAATCGGCAGCGAAATCACCGCCCAGACAGGCAGGTTTCCTGTCGCAGCTCCAGCGGTCATCGCAAGCAAGCCAATTTCCGAGGCTGTATCGAATCCGAGACCAAAGAGCAAACCCACGGGATACATCTGCCAGCTTTCGTGGACCACCCTTTGCAGGCGAGAGCCGAAAAGCCGGTTGAGCAGTCCACGTTGCCCAAGCACCCGGTCCAGGTGCTCATGATCATGGCCACCACGAAGGGCGTGCTTCCACCCCTTGAGCAAATCCAGTAAAACCAGCAGATTCAGCACGCCGACGACCCAGAGGAATAGACCTGAGACGCCCGTGCCGACCATGGCACCCACATGCTGCATTTCAGGCAGCGCGTGTTTCACCGCAGACATCATGAGCGCTGTGAAGACCGCGAGGACAAAGACAACCGTTGAATGTCCGAGCGAAAAGAAAAATCCCACGCCGAGAGGCACCTTACCTTTCTGCATGAGATAACGCACCGTATCGTCCACGGCCGCGATGTGATCGGCATCAAAAGCGTGCCGCAAGCCAAACAAATACGCGGCCAGGCCGAGTCCGAGCATGGCGGGATACCGCGCCGCATAATGCAGATACAACCCCCAGCCCACGACATGCAAGAGCACAATCACGCCGTAGTAGGCAGCAATGCGCCGCCATTCGTCCTCTGTAAACCACAGGTCAGGGAAAGCTGCCGACCACGGTGCATCCTGCACAACAAGATCTGTCTGGCTTTTCATTGATCCTCTGCTCCGTAACGTGGTGAGCGTGCCACCATAATTCTCCCACTTTGACGGCCCATGCGGCCTACACTAGAGGAACGATCAACTTACTCCCGGCGGCACGCACGAGTGGCCGTTTACAAGGAGCGCATCATCATGTGCCTTGGTATCCCTGGACGCATCGTCGAAATCGTCGACCCGGACAACCGACTGGCGAAAGTGGAGATTTCTGGGGTCAGGAGACTGGTCAACATCGCGTGCATCACGGACGACACGAGCCCGATTGCGTCCTGCGTTGGCCAGTGGGTATTGGTTCATGTTGGCTTCGCCATGAGCCGCATCGACGAGGTCGAGGCGCGCAACACACTGGAATTGCTTAAGGCACTCGAAGATATCGATGACAGATCGACGCTGCTGGGTGAAGCTGGGGGGGCCTGACATGCGAGCGCATCGCCCGCTCAGACAACTCGACCACCGCATGGTCGCGACGACCAACACCGTCTTTCGCCGGGAGGGACTGCACCCGCGCCGATCGCACAGGCTCACCCGCACACTCCACATCCAACTGACTAGCCAGCCAAGGCAACCCGTCGGGAGCCCGCATGCAATACGTTGACGAATTCCGTGACCCCCACAAAGCACGGGCGCTGTCCCGGCAAATTGGAGCGTTGCTCGACCGCATTGGCCCGGCTGGCCATAAGCCGTTGCAAATCATGGAATTCTGTGGCGGTCATACCCACACCATTTTTCGCTACGGTCTTGAGCAGATGCTCCCCGAGCGCATCGAGATGGTTCACGGCCCCGGCTGTCCGGTATGCGTGCTGCCGATGGGCCGGGTGGACGACTGCATCGCCATCGCACAACGCCCGGAGGTGATCTTCGCCACTTTCGGCGACGCCATGCGCGTGCCCGGCTCGCAGAAGAGCCTGCTGCAGGCCAAGGCCGACGGCGCCGACGTGCGCATGGTGTATTCCCCGCTGGACGCCCTGGATCTCGCCCGCCGCAACCCGGACCGCGAGGTGGTGTTCTTCGCCCTGGGTTTCGAGACCACCATGCCCAGCACTGCGCTCACGGTGATCCAGGCTGAACGCGACGGGATTGGCAATTTCTCACTGTTTTGCAACCATATAACGACCGCACCAACGCTGAAGGCGATTCTTGATGCGCCCGACATGCAGATTGATGCATTCCTCGCCCCGGGTCATGTCAGCATGGTCATCGGGGAGGAACCATTCGCGTTCGTCGCCCGCGACTATCGGCGGCCGATCGTCATTACCGGCTTCGAACCGCTCGACATTCTGCAGTCGCTGTGGATGGTGGTTAAACAGCTGGCCGATGGTCGCTGTGTGGTCGAGAATCAGTATGCGCGAGTCGTGGCCCCAGGTGGCAACCGCGCCGGACTCGACGCGATGACTCAGGTGTTCGAACAGCGGGAGTTCTTTGAATTGCGGGGGCTCGGCTCGATCGATCACTCGGGCGTGCGCATGCGCGAGCGCTATGCCGCCTTTGATGCCGAGCGCAAGTTTGCCGTTCCGAACCTAACGGTCGCCGACCCGCAGTCATGCCAATGCGGTGAAGTGCTCAAGGGCGCGATACGCCCGTGGGAATGCAAGGTTTACGACAAACCGTGCAGCCCGCAGACGCCGCTTGGTGCGTTGATGGTGTCCTCCGAGGGCGCCTGCGCCGCCCATTACAGCTACGGCAGCGTGCGGCCTCCTGCCCAGCGCAATGCGTCCGATCTGGAGAAGATCTGATGAGTGTGCCCGTTCGTGCGCTGCGTCGGCGTTCCGGCAAAGTTGGGGAAGAACTCATCACGCTCGCCCATGGCAGCGGTGGCAAGGCAATGCGCGACTTGATCGACGATATTTTCGTCGGGACTTTTGACAATCCCCTGCTGAGCCAGCTCGAAGACCAAGCCCGCCTCAACCTTGATGGCTTGCTTGGGCATGGCAGTCGCCTTGCTTTAACAACGGACTCATACGTTGTCACCCCATTGTTTTTTCCCGGCGGTGACATCGGCAAGCTCGCCGTTGCCGGCACCGTCAACGATCTGGCTGTGGGCGGCGCAACGGCCCTTTATCTGACCTGCGGCATGATCATTGAAGAAGGCTTCCCCCTCGCAGCGTTACGCCGCGTGGCAACGTCGATGAAGGCCACGGCCGACGCCGCCGGGGTGTCGATCGTCACCGGCGATACCAAGGTCGTGCAGCGGGGCTCCGCCGATAAGCTCTTCATCAACACCGCAGGCGTCGGCGTGATTCCCGCACATGTAGACATTCGCGCCGAGCGTGCGCGTGCCGGCGACGTCATCATCGTCAATGGTTTCATTGGAGATCACGGCGCCGCCATTGTCGATGCGCGTGGCGAACTGGCATTGGAAAGCAGCGTGCAGTCCGACTGCCAACCCCTCAACGGCCTGATCGCTGCCATGTTGAAGGTGTGCCCCGATATCCACTGCATGCGCGATGCCACGCGCGGTGGCGTGGCCACGGTACTCAATGAGTTCGCTGTCGCCAGTAACTGCTGCATTCGGATGGATGAATCCGCGCTGCCGATTCGCGACGAGGTTCGTGGCATCTGCGAAATCCTGGGGCTTGATCCTCTGTACCTCGCCAATGAGGGCAAGCTCATCGCGGTCGTGGCAGCAGAAGGGGCTGACGCACTGCTCGAGGCGATGCGAGCCCACCCAGCCGGGCACAACGCGCAGGTGATCGGCGAGGTCCGGCAAGAGCCCGCCGGAATGGTTGTCATGGCAACCCGATTCGGCGGCGACCGCCTCATTGACATGCTCGTGGGTGACCAGCTACCGCGGATCTGCTGAACGCTGGCGCAGTCCCTGGACTTCCTGAGCGACTTGCTCGACTAACCGCGTGGCGGCCGCAGCAACGGCCGGACTCAGTCCTGCGCCCAGATCGAATCGACAACCCTCGACGGCGTAAAAAACAATGTCCGCAGGCGCGTTGCCCAGAGCGCGCGCCAGCTCGATCGCGGTGGTTATGCCGAGCGTATGACTTGATGCTGGAAGAAGCAGCTCACGCGGCAACTCTTGCACGGCCAGATCGATGCGATGCACATGTCCGGGCGCAGCTGCAGGTGCCGCGCAATCCACGCAAACCCAGGCTTCAAAGCCCGCACAGTCATCGACAATCCCCACGATGTCGCCCGCGCAGGTACGCACCTCGCACCCGGGTGCAAGGCGATCCCGCAAGCGGTGCACGACGAAAGCACCGACGCCGTCGTCGCCCCGGTCAGGGTTGCCAATGCCCAGCACCAGCACACGCCGCGCACCACTCATTCCCGAACCACCGATAACCTCAGGAAGTGGGTCGAGCAGGATATGCACGGATCATAGTTGCGGATGCTTTGCTCGCAGCGCGCTTGGATGGCGTCGTCTGGCTCGTCCACCATCGCGCCTGCAACGCTCGCAAGGTCTGCCTCCATACTCGGCTGGTTCTGCGAAGTCGGCGGTACGATGCGCGCGGTTTCAACGGTACCATCGGCGCCAAAAGTGTATCGATGCCAGCATATGCCACGTGGCGCCTCCGTGCACCCAAAGCCAACCCCGGCACGCGGCACCAGCGTGAGCGCAGCGTCCTGCGGCGGCTCATACGCGTCAATGATGCGCAGCGCCTCCTCGCAAGCATAGGCAACTTCAATCGCACGCACGACGACGCTACGGAACGGGTTGTTGCATACCGTGCCAAGTCCAGCTTGGCGCGCTAGAGCCTGAACGGTTGGCGGCAGCCGGTCAAAATTCAATGCGTAGCGCGCCAAAGGCCCTACCAGATAGGCGCCGCGCCGCTTCAGCAGCGAGTGCAACGCCGTCGAATCCGCGACCTGGCGCTCCTCAAATTCGCTCTCATAGTCAGCGACGTCAATGTCGATGCCCCGACTGGACACCAGCCGTCCTTCATTGAGCGGGTACTCGCACGGGTGGCGCAGCGCGACAAATTCATAGTCACGGGTGTAATCAGGAAAATCGAAGCCTGCGACCCAATGCACCAACTCGACCGCAATGTCTCGCACACGCTCAAGATTGCTCACCATCGCGGTCAACTCTGCGCGGCTAGGCACGCGGTAAAAGCCACCCGGCTTGACACTCACGGGATGGATTTCGCGTCCGCCGAGCACCCGAATCAGCTCGTTACCGGCCTTCTTCAAAGTCAGCGCATCTCGTACCTTGTCACCATGCACGCTCGCCATGCGAATCGCATCGGGAAAGCCCAGAAAATCCGGAGCATGCAACATGACGACATGCAATGCATGGCTTTCGATCCACTCGCCACAATACATGAGCCTGCGCAGGGCTCGAAGTTGCCCCTGCACCGTCACGCCAAAAGCCCTCTCAATCGCGTGCACAGCGCTCATTTGATAAGCCACCGGGCAGATGCCGCAGATGCGTGCGACGATATCAGGAAGTTCAGCGTAGCTGCGCCCACGCAAAAGGGCCTCAAAAAAGCGGGGCGGCTCCATGATCTTGAGTTTTGCCGCCGTCACGTGCCCGTCACTGATACGCAACTCGAGTGCACCCTCGCCTTCCACACGGGTCAGGTTGTCAACCTTGATCGTCCTAATCGCCATGGGCCTGGCTCTCTTTAAGAAATGGCTCGGCGCCCGTATTGAATGTACGAAGAGCGCGCTGTATCTCGCGCGGCGCTGCACCGAGCGCCAGCCACGCATCGGCCAGCGCTGGCATGTTGGGCGTCTCCATGGGGCCATAGCAGCCGTAACAGCCGCGGTGATAGGCAGGACAGATGGCGCCACACCCCGCATGGGTCACCGGGCCCAGACAAGGCGTGCCCTGCACCATCACGCACACCGCACCGCGACGCTTGCACTCGATGCACACGCTATGCGCGGAGATGGCCGGCTTGCGCCGGGCCAGGAAGGCCGCGATCACTTCAAGCAGTTGCGCCTTGTTGACCGGGCACCCATGCAACTCATAATCGACCGTGACATGGGCAGAGATTGGAGTCGACGTTTCCAGCGTGCTGATGTACTGCGGCGATGCATAGACCGCAGCGACAAAGTCATCGATGGCTGCCAGATTCCGCAACGCCTGGATCCCGCCAGCGGTCGCACAGGCACCGATTGACACCAGAAGCCGTGACTGGCGGCGCACTTCAAGGATGCGCTCGGCGTCCTGTGGCGTGGTGATTGACCCCTCGACCAAGGACAGGTCGTAAGGACCATCAAGAATGAGGCTCGTGGCTTCGGGAAAATTCGCAATCTGCACCGCGCCGGCCAGCGTCAGCAATTCGTCTTCGCAGTCGAGCAAAGAGAGTTGACAGCCGTCGCAGGAGGCAAATTTCCATACGGCCAGGCGCGGCTTCTCGTCCATATCAGACCTCACGCACCGCAAGAATGTCAGCGACAGCGTCCAATCGCATGACAGGGCCGTCCTTGCAGACAAATGCCGATCCGAACTGGCAGTGGCCGCATAGGCCGATCGCGCATTTCATATTGCGCTCCATCGACAGGTAGATGCGTTGGGCTGCGACCCCGGCATCGCGCAACGCGCCAACTGTGAAACGCATCATGATTTCGGGTCCGCACACAAATGCGGTGGCCCGCTGTGGGTCAAAGCCGGCTCGGGCAATCAGCGACGGCACCACTCCGACGTGACCGTGCCACTGGGCATCGGCGTGATCAACGGTCACCTCGACCTCAACATCAAGCCGTTGGCGCCAGCTCTCAAGTTCATGGCGATAAAGCAGTTCGACCGGGCTGCGCGTGCCAAACAAAACCGCGATCCGGTTGTAGCGATTGCGATCGCTCAAGATGGCGTGAATCACTGGGCGCAGGGGCGCCAACCCGAGGCCACCGGCGACGATCACGACGTCCCCGCCGACCGCAGACAGGAAAGGCCAGCCCACCCCGAAAGGGCCGCGCAGTCCAAGCATGGCGCCCACGCCAAGCCGCGCGATCGCACCGCTCACGGCGCCGACCTCACGAACTGTATGCACGAATGCGCCATTGCCAGCGCCCCCCGCACTGATGCTGATTGCCGCCTCACCGACACCAAAGGCATAAAGCATGTTGAACTGCCCCGGCACGAATGCTGGCCGCGCGCCATCGACGGGGGCGAGCGTCAGCGTCACCGTATCGGAGAGCTCGCGCTGCACGTGCTCCACCCGGTAGCGCCGTGGCGTAAAGGGACTGATCAGCTCCACCACCTTAGCGTTTTCCGTAGACATCGAGGAGCTGTAGCCGCGTCGCGTGCAAGCGGTTGACCAGAATCGGCAGGAAGCGGGTCATCATCGCATACCCGAGATCGTGGTCAACGTCGCATTTGCAGCGCAGGCAAGACGCATCGATACCGATTGCACGTGTGACCTCGAGCGCCCGCGCGTCGAAGTTCCAACGGTACGGTGATACGAGCCATGAGGCGCCCACGATATCCCCGGCCCCAAGGGTTGCAATGACGATGGATGCATGCCCGGGCGAAGCGATCTCAAGCGCGACCCGGCCGTGCCGAATGAGGAAAAATTCGTCGGCTGACTCGCCTTCCCGGAACAGGTACCGCCCCGCATCGAATCGGTGGTTGCGAGCGCAGCCCGCCACCAAATGGCGATGCGCAGATTCAAACCCAGCGAAAAATGGATGCTCCGCCAGAATCTGTTCAAGTTCCTGCATCTGCGGCGCTCCCCGTGCCTTGGACGTCGGCGCGAATCGCCGCAACCTCCGCAGTGATGTCGATGCCAACCGGACACCACGTGATACACCGGCCGCAGCCGACGCAACCCGAGGTGCCGAACTGATCAATCCAGTTCGCAAGCTTGTGTGTCATCCACTGTCGGTAGCGCGCAGCCGCTGAATGCCGCACACTGCCACCGTGGATATAGGAAAACTCCATCGTGAAGCACGAGTCCCATTTGCGCACGCGCCGCGCGGTTTCCCCAGCCAGATCGCCGACCTCATCCACGGATGTGCAAAAGCAGGTTGGACAGACCATCGTGCAGTTACCGCAGCTTAGGCAACGCTTCCCTAGTGCCTCCCATTGCGAGTGGTTTGGGTTGGCCTGAAGCAAATTCTTGATCCCGTCGGTCTGCAGGTGACGTCCCATGCGGGTTGCCGCGGCCGCGACAACCTGCCGTGCGGCCTCGACTTCACCGGGCGCTGCCGGGCGCTGCGCCACCTTGGCAAGCAGTGCAGCCCCAGCCGCACTGCCAATTTCCACAACAAAGACAGCATCGCCCTCAAGCAGCTCTGTCAACGCCAAATCGAAGCCCTGCTGTGCCCTGGGCCCGGTTTGCATCGATGCGCAAAAGCAGGTGCCCCCCGGCTCTGCGCAGTTGACAGCAACGATGAAGCTCTTCCGCCGCCGCTCTGCATAAGCTTGATCATGGAACGGACCTTGGCAGAAAACACGATCCTGGATGGCGATCGCCTGCAACTCGCAAGCCCGAACACCGATAAAGGCAAAGGGGGTCGAAGGTTCCGGGGGCGCGGTGAACT
This window contains:
- a CDS encoding HoxN/HupN/NixA family nickel/cobalt transporter gives rise to the protein MKSQTDLVVQDAPWSAAFPDLWFTEDEWRRIAAYYGVIVLLHVVGWGLYLHYAARYPAMLGLGLAAYLFGLRHAFDADHIAAVDDTVRYLMQKGKVPLGVGFFFSLGHSTVVFVLAVFTALMMSAVKHALPEMQHVGAMVGTGVSGLFLWVVGVLNLLVLLDLLKGWKHALRGGHDHEHLDRVLGQRGLLNRLFGSRLQRVVHESWQMYPVGLLFGLGFDTASEIGLLAMTAGAATGNLPVWAVISLPILFTAGMSAMDTTDGVLMTKAYGWAFVNPVRKIFYNLTTTGLSVLVALVLGTIELLQILIPSMHWKGPVAHTIMSLQFGSFGYLIVFLFMLAWGISVLVWKLGRFGQGSALEPSLHASDPIKGGCPPVGR
- a CDS encoding oxidoreductase; translation: MDEKPRLAVWKFASCDGCQLSLLDCEDELLTLAGAVQIANFPEATSLILDGPYDLSLVEGSITTPQDAERILEVRRQSRLLVSIGACATAGGIQALRNLAAIDDFVAAVYASPQYISTLETSTPISAHVTVDYELHGCPVNKAQLLEVIAAFLARRKPAISAHSVCIECKRRGAVCVMVQGTPCLGPVTHAGCGAICPAYHRGCYGCYGPMETPNMPALADAWLALGAAPREIQRALRTFNTGAEPFLKESQAHGD
- a CDS encoding cyclic nucleotide-binding domain-containing protein, whose translation is MQELEQILAEHPFFAGFESAHRHLVAGCARNHRFDAGRYLFREGESADEFFLIRHGRVALEIASPGHASIVIATLGAGDIVGASWLVSPYRWNFDARALEVTRAIGIDASCLRCKCDVDHDLGYAMMTRFLPILVNRLHATRLQLLDVYGKR
- a CDS encoding FAD/NAD(P)-binding protein; amino-acid sequence: MSTENAKVVELISPFTPRRYRVEHVQRELSDTVTLTLAPVDGARPAFVPGQFNMLYAFGVGEAAISISAGGAGNGAFVHTVREVGAVSGAIARLGVGAMLGLRGPFGVGWPFLSAVGGDVVIVAGGLGLAPLRPVIHAILSDRNRYNRIAVLFGTRSPVELLYRHELESWRQRLDVEVEVTVDHADAQWHGHVGVVPSLIARAGFDPQRATAFVCGPEIMMRFTVGALRDAGVAAQRIYLSMERNMKCAIGLCGHCQFGSAFVCKDGPVMRLDAVADILAVREV
- the hypE gene encoding hydrogenase expression/formation protein HypE, encoding MSVPVRALRRRSGKVGEELITLAHGSGGKAMRDLIDDIFVGTFDNPLLSQLEDQARLNLDGLLGHGSRLALTTDSYVVTPLFFPGGDIGKLAVAGTVNDLAVGGATALYLTCGMIIEEGFPLAALRRVATSMKATADAAGVSIVTGDTKVVQRGSADKLFINTAGVGVIPAHVDIRAERARAGDVIIVNGFIGDHGAAIVDARGELALESSVQSDCQPLNGLIAAMLKVCPDIHCMRDATRGGVATVLNEFAVASNCCIRMDESALPIRDEVRGICEILGLDPLYLANEGKLIAVVAAEGADALLEAMRAHPAGHNAQVIGEVRQEPAGMVVMATRFGGDRLIDMLVGDQLPRIC
- a CDS encoding HypC/HybG/HupF family hydrogenase formation chaperone, producing the protein MCLGIPGRIVEIVDPDNRLAKVEISGVRRLVNIACITDDTSPIASCVGQWVLVHVGFAMSRIDEVEARNTLELLKALEDIDDRSTLLGEAGGA
- a CDS encoding hydrogenase maturation protease, producing the protein MHILLDPLPEVIGGSGMSGARRVLVLGIGNPDRGDDGVGAFVVHRLRDRLAPGCEVRTCAGDIVGIVDDCAGFEAWVCVDCAAPAAAPGHVHRIDLAVQELPRELLLPASSHTLGITTAIELARALGNAPADIVFYAVEGCRFDLGAGLSPAVAAAATRLVEQVAQEVQGLRQRSADPR
- a CDS encoding 4Fe-4S dicluster domain-containing protein produces the protein MAESLPAAKAPVVMARGALQTLIDMLIETGYEVVGPTVRDGAIVYDHISGLSELPAGWTDRQEAGAYRLERRGDDAFFSFAVGPHSWKRFLHPPLETLWSAHREGDGIEFTAPPEPSTPFAFIGVRACELQAIAIQDRVFCQGPFHDQAYAERRRKSFIVAVNCAEPGGTCFCASMQTGPRAQQGFDLALTELLEGDAVFVVEIGSAAGAALLAKVAQRPAAPGEVEAARQVVAAAATRMGRHLQTDGIKNLLQANPNHSQWEALGKRCLSCGNCTMVCPTCFCTSVDEVGDLAGETARRVRKWDSCFTMEFSYIHGGSVRHSAAARYRQWMTHKLANWIDQFGTSGCVGCGRCITWCPVGIDITAEVAAIRADVQGTGSAADAGT
- a CDS encoding Ni/Fe hydrogenase subunit alpha, whose translation is MAIRTIKVDNLTRVEGEGALELRISDGHVTAAKLKIMEPPRFFEALLRGRSYAELPDIVARICGICPVAYQMSAVHAIERAFGVTVQGQLRALRRLMYCGEWIESHALHVVMLHAPDFLGFPDAIRMASVHGDKVRDALTLKKAGNELIRVLGGREIHPVSVKPGGFYRVPSRAELTAMVSNLERVRDIAVELVHWVAGFDFPDYTRDYEFVALRHPCEYPLNEGRLVSSRGIDIDVADYESEFEERQVADSTALHSLLKRRGAYLVGPLARYALNFDRLPPTVQALARQAGLGTVCNNPFRSVVVRAIEVAYACEEALRIIDAYEPPQDAALTLVPRAGVGFGCTEAPRGICWHRYTFGADGTVETARIVPPTSQNQPSMEADLASVAGAMVDEPDDAIQARCEQSIRNYDPCISCSTHFLRLSVVRE
- the hypD gene encoding hydrogenase formation protein HypD — encoded protein: MQYVDEFRDPHKARALSRQIGALLDRIGPAGHKPLQIMEFCGGHTHTIFRYGLEQMLPERIEMVHGPGCPVCVLPMGRVDDCIAIAQRPEVIFATFGDAMRVPGSQKSLLQAKADGADVRMVYSPLDALDLARRNPDREVVFFALGFETTMPSTALTVIQAERDGIGNFSLFCNHITTAPTLKAILDAPDMQIDAFLAPGHVSMVIGEEPFAFVARDYRRPIVITGFEPLDILQSLWMVVKQLADGRCVVENQYARVVAPGGNRAGLDAMTQVFEQREFFELRGLGSIDHSGVRMRERYAAFDAERKFAVPNLTVADPQSCQCGEVLKGAIRPWECKVYDKPCSPQTPLGALMVSSEGACAAHYSYGSVRPPAQRNASDLEKI